The following proteins are encoded in a genomic region of Cryptomeria japonica chromosome 11, Sugi_1.0, whole genome shotgun sequence:
- the LOC131032483 gene encoding uncharacterized protein LOC131032483 isoform X2: protein MFLNGVNLTQWKKLKYGSIPATVMAIFVPALKLSVSFFKLKPVSHYVSLRFSSENSEQYGQQQRVISDIKFLKEEIGRKPSIIFSFFAGETFTFWRSFLDDKIKGTPVPKFGSAPQYKLRIIAFLNDLDHYEDSVLVRVLQVLNTVLKVCEINFIVALDKNIIRKAFQTCSENEDDVDHFISRIVELPVTLVHPAVDEWGKKDNPIVKYEAIPTENNVWASNGQGLAYLH, encoded by the exons ATGTTTTTAAACGGCGTCAATTTGACCCAGTGGAAAAAGCTAAAATATGGATCTATACCTGCAACTGTAATGGCGATTTTCGTGCCTGCACTCAAGTTATCagtttctttcttcaaattgaagCCCGTGAGCCATTACGTGAGTCTTCGTTTCAGCTCTGAGAATTCAGAGCAATATGGTCAGCAACAGAGGGTTATTTCAGACATCAAATTTTTGAAGGAAGAAATTGGGAGAAAACCCtccattattttttctttctttgcagGTGAAACATTTACATTTTGGCGGAGTTTCCTAGACGACAAGATTAAGGGCACTCCTGTGCCCAAATTTGGCTCAGCTCCACAATATAAGCTCCGTATAatagcctttctcaatgacctcgATCATTACGAAGACTCAGTTTTAGTGCGG GTGTTGCAGGTCTTAAACACGGTACTTAAAGTCTGTGAAATCAACTTTATTGTAGCGCTGGACAAGAATATTATTAGAAAGGCATTTCAAACTTGTTCAGAGAATGAGGATGATGTCGACCACTTTATTAGCAGAATTGTGGAACTACCAGTAACCCTTGTACACCCAGCAGTTGATGAATGGGGAAAAAAGGACAACCCTATAGTAAAATATGAGGCCATACCCACGGAAAATAACGTTTGGGCCTCTAATGGACAAG GATTGGCATACCTACATTGA